One genomic region from Terasakiella sp. SH-1 encodes:
- a CDS encoding GNAT family N-acetyltransferase yields MVKLEGSEKVMQKKISSKAVAIRFAKSQQDIDKMIDLGRKLHAESWYRHLPMDDARMQEIGHRGLKDGNPGLIIAERGDEMVGMAIVVLGEYYFSAVRTATVQLFYVIPEARGGSAALNLLRALRLWAKEAEANDLHVNVTTGIEPVRTDHMLRKLGFKQTGGNYVLESL; encoded by the coding sequence ATGGTTAAACTAGAAGGTAGTGAAAAAGTGATGCAGAAGAAGATTTCATCAAAAGCAGTGGCCATCCGTTTTGCAAAGTCACAGCAAGATATAGATAAGATGATTGATCTGGGTCGAAAATTACATGCCGAAAGCTGGTATCGCCATCTGCCAATGGATGATGCACGTATGCAGGAGATAGGTCACCGTGGTCTCAAAGATGGCAACCCCGGCCTTATAATTGCTGAACGTGGTGATGAAATGGTCGGTATGGCGATCGTGGTCTTGGGGGAATATTATTTTTCTGCCGTTCGTACCGCAACGGTTCAGTTATTTTATGTGATTCCAGAAGCCCGCGGCGGTTCAGCTGCTCTAAACCTGTTACGCGCCTTGAGACTATGGGCCAAGGAAGCTGAGGCAAATGACCTTCATGTCAATGTCACTACCGGGATTGAGCCTGTGCGCACGGATCATATGTTACGCAAATTGGGCTTCAAGCAAACTGGTGGGAATTATGTGCTGGAGAGTTTGTGA
- a CDS encoding cysteine peptidase family C39 domain-containing protein, translating to MLSQFYERPAEADQIKHASGKSGIMSSEDLLLAAKELEFKAKAVETKWDRLTKTPLPAIARRPDGRFFILAKVSEDKVLIQCPEAGQPEQLSRDELEEAWDGTLILLTTRAQIAGEQRKFDISWFIPAFMKYRRLFGEVLLASFFLQVFAVISPLFFQVIIDKVLVHRGLTSLDVLIIAMIAVGIFEVLIGGLRTYIFSHTTNRVDVELGARLFWRSPRKVVHIKC from the coding sequence ATGCTTTCACAATTTTATGAACGCCCTGCCGAAGCAGACCAAATCAAGCATGCTTCAGGTAAATCAGGCATTATGTCGTCAGAGGATTTGTTGCTGGCAGCTAAGGAATTGGAGTTCAAGGCCAAGGCAGTGGAAACCAAATGGGACCGCCTGACAAAAACACCGCTGCCTGCCATTGCGCGTCGTCCTGACGGGCGCTTTTTTATTTTGGCAAAGGTATCCGAAGATAAGGTTTTGATCCAATGTCCGGAGGCAGGGCAACCGGAACAGCTGTCTCGTGATGAACTTGAGGAAGCCTGGGATGGGACCTTGATCTTGCTGACCACGCGTGCGCAGATCGCCGGGGAGCAGCGCAAGTTCGATATTTCCTGGTTTATCCCGGCCTTTATGAAATACCGCCGCCTGTTTGGCGAAGTTTTACTAGCTTCTTTTTTCCTGCAAGTATTTGCAGTGATTTCGCCCCTGTTCTTTCAGGTTATTATTGATAAGGTTCTGGTTCATCGTGGCCTGACCAGTCTGGATGTGCTCATCATCGCCATGATTGCCGTGGGTATTTTTGAAGTGCTGATCGGTGGTTTGCGCACCTATATTTTCTCCCATACGACCAACCGGGTGGATGTGGAGTTGGGGGCACGTCTTTTCTGGCGTAGCCCCCGAAAAGTGGTCCACATAAAATGTTAG